One Candidatus Cardinium hertigii DNA window includes the following coding sequences:
- the rseP gene encoding RIP metalloprotease RseP, protein MASVLIQVIQFLAGLSLIVGIHELGHLFFAKLFKMRVNSYIIGFPPKIFKIRYGETEYAIGSIPLGGAVHIAGMLDESCPSTPAADLPQPWEFRSKPAWQRLIVILGGIIFNLLSSLLIYIGLCYAMGYHFLSKDSVNQYGIMPNAVGVQMGFKPGDKVIKINGKDFENFHDIYTAAISLHASSYYTVCRAGQTLELPIIPERFMALAKEETVGFIRPMQPCIIASVDSHSSAELSGLMAGDQIVKLADQDIFDCAQLMEVLPSFLGKSVSILYMRKGYPMATSLTIDAKTKRLGIGIAPPALTYIKQSYSLLQAIPVGLQQATTVMQQQLWGMWKIVTGKLSIKKSLGGPISLATMFERTFVWHRFLTLVAMLSIVIGLTNAFPLPVLDGGHALFILYEMLFRKKVPDRVIQLTQQIGWVLLVLIMLYVCGNDTYKLFA, encoded by the coding sequence ATGGCGTCTGTACTTATTCAAGTTATTCAATTTTTAGCTGGTTTATCACTTATCGTAGGGATCCATGAGCTAGGGCATTTATTTTTTGCTAAACTATTTAAAATGCGTGTAAATAGCTATATAATTGGGTTCCCTCCCAAAATTTTTAAAATACGGTATGGTGAAACAGAGTATGCAATCGGCTCCATTCCATTGGGGGGTGCGGTGCATATTGCGGGTATGCTAGACGAATCTTGCCCTTCAACTCCTGCAGCTGACCTCCCCCAACCGTGGGAGTTTCGGTCCAAACCAGCCTGGCAACGCTTGATCGTTATATTAGGGGGTATTATTTTTAATCTGCTTAGTAGCTTACTGATTTATATAGGCTTATGCTATGCAATGGGTTATCATTTCCTCTCTAAAGACAGTGTCAATCAATACGGTATAATGCCTAATGCTGTGGGCGTACAGATGGGATTCAAGCCAGGCGATAAGGTTATAAAGATCAATGGAAAAGATTTTGAGAACTTTCATGACATTTATACGGCAGCTATTTCATTGCATGCTTCAAGTTACTATACGGTCTGTAGAGCAGGCCAAACCTTAGAGTTGCCCATTATACCAGAGCGCTTCATGGCTTTAGCAAAGGAAGAAACGGTTGGCTTTATACGTCCTATGCAGCCTTGTATCATTGCTTCTGTTGATTCCCATAGCAGTGCCGAGCTTTCAGGTTTAATGGCAGGGGATCAGATTGTTAAGTTAGCGGATCAGGATATATTCGATTGTGCACAATTAATGGAAGTCCTTCCTTCTTTTCTGGGAAAAAGTGTTAGCATCTTGTACATGCGAAAGGGCTATCCAATGGCTACTTCACTTACCATAGATGCAAAAACAAAACGGTTAGGTATTGGTATAGCCCCTCCTGCCTTAACCTATATCAAGCAAAGCTATTCATTGCTCCAAGCCATTCCTGTTGGGCTACAGCAGGCTACTACCGTAATGCAGCAGCAGTTATGGGGAATGTGGAAAATAGTTACAGGAAAATTATCTATTAAAAAATCATTAGGGGGTCCCATTAGCCTGGCTACCATGTTTGAGCGTACATTTGTTTGGCATAGGTTTTTAACACTTGTTGCTATGCTATCCATAGTAATTGGCTTAACCAATGCCTTTCCCCTCCCTGTATTAGATGGAGGACATGCCCTGTTTATATTGTATGAGATGCTATTTAGGAAAAAAGTTCCTGATAGGGTCATCCAGCTAACCCAACAAATTGGCTGGGTACTTTTGGTTTTAATTATGTTGTATGTATGTGGGAATGATACCTATAAGTTATTTGCCTAA
- the pheS gene encoding phenylalanine--tRNA ligase subunit alpha, producing the protein MLHIIIELQEKIKKTELNSSAALEDFRRDFISKKGKLAALFEAFKTLSTLEKKQIGPALNALKQAAEKKFKEASKQWQQSTPQTAGGQPVDVTLPAIGPPLGSLHPVRIVQNKIIALFEQMGFNLTEGLEIVDDWHNFAALNFPENHPARAMQDTFFLQRHPDRLLRTHTTSVQIAACTAQSPPIRSITAGRVFRNEAISARSHCFFHQVDGMFIDTHVTFSDLQATIRHLVSALFGTATPVRFRASYFPFTKPSIEVDIGCILCQGKGCTVCKQSGWVEILGAGMIDPTVLMNCRIDTAKQSGFAFGMGMERIAMLLYKIEDVRLFSEHDLMFLRQFTACADL; encoded by the coding sequence ATGCTTCATATAATTATAGAATTACAAGAAAAAATAAAGAAGACGGAATTAAATAGTTCCGCTGCTCTAGAAGATTTCCGGCGTGATTTCATCAGTAAAAAGGGGAAGCTAGCTGCTTTATTTGAGGCATTTAAAACCTTATCCACTTTAGAGAAAAAGCAGATAGGGCCTGCACTCAATGCGCTTAAGCAAGCAGCAGAAAAAAAATTTAAAGAAGCCAGCAAACAATGGCAGCAAAGCACTCCTCAAACAGCTGGTGGCCAACCAGTAGATGTAACGCTTCCAGCTATTGGTCCTCCTTTAGGTAGCTTGCATCCTGTGCGCATTGTACAAAATAAAATTATTGCCCTATTTGAACAGATGGGTTTTAACCTTACAGAAGGACTAGAGATTGTAGATGACTGGCATAATTTTGCTGCTCTAAACTTTCCTGAAAATCATCCCGCTAGAGCCATGCAAGATACCTTCTTTCTACAACGGCATCCAGACCGTTTGTTACGTACCCATACTACTTCTGTACAGATCGCTGCTTGTACGGCACAATCCCCCCCCATCCGATCCATTACAGCAGGACGTGTTTTTAGGAATGAAGCCATATCGGCACGATCGCATTGCTTTTTTCATCAGGTAGATGGCATGTTTATAGATACCCATGTTACCTTTAGTGATTTACAGGCAACCATTCGCCACTTGGTAAGCGCGTTATTTGGCACTGCTACCCCTGTTCGTTTCAGGGCTTCCTATTTTCCCTTTACAAAGCCAAGTATAGAGGTAGATATAGGCTGTATATTGTGCCAAGGAAAAGGATGTACAGTCTGCAAGCAGAGCGGCTGGGTAGAAATATTAGGGGCAGGTATGATAGATCCTACTGTATTGATGAATTGCCGTATTGATACCGCCAAGCAAAGTGGATTTGCATTCGGCATGGGTATGGAACGGATTGCTATGTTGCTTTATAAAATTGAGGATGTACGGCTTTTTTCGGAGCATGATCTTATGTTTTTGCGTCAATTTACAGCTTGTGCAGATCTATAA
- a CDS encoding DHH family phosphoesterase translates to MKAQLVSPKRITIVMHTGPDADALGTSLALGLFLSAEGHSVQVIAPTAYPDFLSWLPGADKVVVAETYTAEALEARIGDIDLLFCIDFSTASRLGLLEFILKKPGVIKVVIDHHTEPEDFADIFFWDPKAAASGEVLFQLIESLGQKNNLTTSIATCLYAALITDTNSFKNPNTTPKTHRIAAELMEHGVDTFGVQRLIYDNKSLNRLHFFGFAINQRLIVLPDLHTAYFVIQKEDCKRYHLKQGDTDGLIFHALSLQGIALAAVLQEKEDMVSISLRSVGELPVNAIAKQYFNGGGHRNAAGGISNLSLTETIDQFEQGLKQFMLNHTV, encoded by the coding sequence TTGAAAGCGCAACTTGTCAGTCCCAAACGGATTACAATTGTCATGCATACAGGACCTGATGCAGATGCATTGGGAACTTCATTGGCATTGGGTTTATTTTTAAGCGCAGAAGGACATAGTGTACAGGTTATTGCGCCAACCGCTTATCCTGATTTTCTATCTTGGCTGCCTGGTGCAGATAAGGTAGTAGTAGCAGAAACCTATACAGCAGAGGCTTTGGAAGCGCGCATAGGGGATATAGATTTGCTTTTTTGTATTGATTTTTCTACGGCCAGCCGATTGGGCCTATTAGAATTTATATTAAAAAAACCTGGTGTAATTAAGGTTGTTATTGATCATCATACTGAGCCAGAGGATTTTGCAGATATTTTTTTTTGGGACCCCAAAGCTGCTGCTAGTGGAGAGGTGCTGTTTCAACTGATAGAATCGTTAGGCCAGAAAAATAACCTTACCACTTCTATAGCTACTTGCCTGTATGCTGCCTTAATTACAGATACTAATTCTTTTAAAAATCCTAACACTACACCTAAAACGCATCGCATAGCAGCAGAGTTAATGGAGCATGGGGTAGACACTTTTGGTGTACAGCGATTGATATATGATAATAAATCACTCAACAGGTTGCATTTCTTTGGATTTGCAATCAACCAGCGTCTGATAGTATTACCAGACTTGCATACAGCCTATTTTGTTATCCAAAAGGAAGATTGTAAAAGATACCATCTCAAGCAGGGAGACACGGATGGGTTGATATTCCATGCCCTTAGCCTGCAAGGAATCGCACTAGCAGCGGTTTTACAAGAGAAGGAAGATATGGTTTCTATTTCTTTACGCTCCGTTGGGGAATTACCTGTTAATGCAATTGCTAAACAATACTTTAATGGAGGGGGGCATAGAAATGCAGCAGGAGGCATTTCTAACTTAAGTTTAACTGAAACAATAGATCAATTTGAGCAAGGGTTAAAACAATTCATGCTTAATCATACAGTATGA
- a CDS encoding ankyrin repeat domain-containing protein codes for MIDMRRRLLYTICLLIQMVKRPLLLVMVCCWMQAGSCQQTNATDFTRLTLKEAVKEGNINKFNTCLKAKQDLTEPDKDGNTLLHWACGDTKSTMGNEKATQDRIAIIEKLLRGGIDINAAGYNGWTALHFAVNEACKKTYKKEKEAYIKVINVLLKEGATKNCKDIHGYTPLYYAYTMNDQEIITFLKNKKATL; via the coding sequence ATGATTGATATGCGTAGGCGTTTGTTATATACTATTTGTTTGCTTATTCAAATGGTCAAAAGGCCGCTGCTGCTGGTTATGGTATGCTGTTGGATGCAAGCTGGCAGCTGTCAACAAACCAATGCTACAGACTTCACACGACTAACATTAAAAGAAGCTGTAAAAGAAGGGAATATCAATAAGTTCAATACATGCTTAAAAGCAAAGCAAGATCTTACTGAACCAGATAAAGATGGCAATACGCTCTTGCATTGGGCATGTGGGGATACAAAATCCACTATGGGTAATGAAAAAGCTACGCAAGATCGTATAGCTATTATAGAAAAGCTACTCCGAGGTGGTATCGATATAAATGCAGCAGGATACAACGGATGGACCGCTTTACATTTTGCAGTAAACGAAGCGTGTAAAAAAACGTATAAAAAAGAAAAAGAAGCATATATAAAGGTCATTAACGTACTTTTAAAGGAGGGAGCAACCAAAAATTGCAAAGATATCCATGGCTACACCCCCCTTTATTATGCATATACAATGAATGATCAGGAAATTATTACATTCCTTAAAAACAAAAAAGCCACCTTATAG
- a CDS encoding FKBP-type peptidyl-prolyl cis-trans isomerase, whose translation MKGRTSILFLFLAASLGLVWYNHQHHQYGYPFMQLSSGISYKRMMPGNGRKIQHGEWVIFSFEIKKIADKKKQAAQAQQANGATTIANESNILWQFNDNLVKPYKQLIEVIGMVEEKQRMIFKCTPQHMLADVDPLSVEALLKIFQLKADDKLMVDITVNKIMTDAARMEMVRKKAEDRAAQLEKDKKLIIDYLKEHNIPAETTDAGLFYTIDQPSQDAPVVQNETVAVHYIGKFLDGTVFDTSIAEVAKAHNLYNATRDYKPFKFLVGNGEVIAGWDKGLPLLKKNEKARFFIPSALAYGEKGNSHIPPNTVLIFDIQVINIGS comes from the coding sequence ATGAAAGGTAGAACTAGTATACTATTTTTATTTTTAGCAGCTAGCTTGGGGCTGGTTTGGTACAACCACCAACACCATCAGTATGGTTACCCTTTTATGCAGCTATCATCTGGTATTTCCTATAAACGAATGATGCCGGGTAATGGAAGAAAGATACAGCATGGAGAGTGGGTAATATTTTCTTTTGAAATAAAAAAAATAGCAGATAAAAAGAAACAGGCAGCACAAGCGCAACAAGCTAATGGGGCAACTACAATAGCCAATGAATCCAATATCTTATGGCAGTTTAATGATAACCTAGTTAAGCCGTATAAGCAATTGATTGAGGTGATTGGCATGGTTGAAGAAAAACAGCGCATGATTTTTAAATGCACGCCACAACATATGTTGGCGGATGTTGACCCACTATCGGTAGAAGCTTTGTTAAAGATTTTCCAGCTTAAAGCGGACGATAAGTTAATGGTAGATATTACAGTAAATAAGATTATGACAGACGCAGCGCGTATGGAAATGGTAAGAAAGAAAGCAGAAGATCGTGCTGCGCAATTGGAAAAAGATAAAAAGTTGATCATAGATTATTTAAAAGAACACAACATACCAGCTGAAACAACTGATGCTGGTCTTTTCTATACTATTGATCAACCTTCACAAGATGCACCAGTTGTACAAAATGAAACAGTAGCAGTACACTATATAGGTAAGTTCCTGGATGGTACTGTCTTTGATACCAGTATAGCGGAAGTTGCTAAAGCGCACAACTTGTATAATGCTACAAGAGACTATAAGCCTTTTAAGTTTCTAGTAGGAAATGGTGAAGTTATAGCAGGATGGGACAAAGGATTACCGTTACTAAAGAAAAATGAAAAGGCACGTTTTTTTATACCTTCTGCGCTTGCTTATGGGGAAAAAGGAAATAGCCATATTCCACCTAACACTGTTTTAATATTTGATATTCAAGTAATAAATATAGGAAGTTAA
- a CDS encoding SurA N-terminal domain-containing protein, which translates to MTLLENIRKKAGSACIVIVIGCCIPLLLQGISDMGQYFSFPCFHKDVEAVGYVEGIPISIKDYHNGIKNKLKAQHTKPTEKAQMDAKQSVWEELIRKELYEKELKRLNLSMGTDALSMDEWIDLIKEEIKESPFDQQQWLTWLNDIERSKDGEKILRQIGHGFSFKKAVNQLNKLMVQSNFTTSLEKTHKAKYREMLCDVTYLYIPFTSISDDLVTLTTESLQEYVLRHKAQYSKNSDSINIQYIAFPIQPDEKDNVHFQKALDRLTAQFSSASDPYYFAQKNTDGHPTHTRLECSRDALPEAFASIKHTLQRGMVVGPVVQEGFHRLYKVVAVTANQGGNATYQIAVIEKKQAISKRARAKQYKRVENFAAKVKSMNDFKAIAEQQGIAVQEATNLTPADSAIGPYGAAKAVIHWLYTESKTGAISPIFTLEDVYLLVIMTEKTKKGTLPSLDSDAMYYNVRTKVLNEAKATIIKTNLTQQLQQLCNQPQAAILPAIAAQYKEQPIELKSVKGVRFSKNEDRLLNKANVLIGSCFGLTAGTLSEPIVDAAAEGVFIVHVENKQPQTMASTEEGDELNKPTESFMQSYYVSIESYYVSESMKELAHIVDKRYNYNDATGARL; encoded by the coding sequence ATGACATTACTGGAAAACATTAGAAAAAAGGCAGGTAGTGCTTGTATTGTTATAGTGATCGGCTGTTGTATACCGTTATTATTGCAGGGGATAAGTGATATGGGGCAGTATTTTTCCTTCCCTTGCTTCCACAAGGACGTAGAAGCGGTTGGATATGTAGAGGGTATACCCATAAGCATAAAGGATTACCACAACGGGATTAAAAATAAACTTAAAGCGCAGCATACAAAACCAACCGAGAAAGCGCAAATGGATGCCAAGCAATCTGTTTGGGAAGAACTTATAAGGAAGGAGCTCTATGAAAAGGAGCTTAAGCGATTGAATCTCTCGATGGGTACAGATGCATTAAGTATGGATGAATGGATTGATTTGATAAAGGAAGAGATTAAAGAAAGTCCTTTTGACCAACAGCAATGGCTGACGTGGTTAAATGATATAGAACGCAGCAAGGATGGGGAAAAGATATTGCGTCAAATAGGCCATGGTTTTTCCTTCAAAAAAGCTGTCAACCAACTGAATAAGTTGATGGTACAAAGTAACTTTACTACTTCCCTAGAAAAGACACACAAAGCAAAATATAGGGAAATGCTGTGCGATGTAACATACCTTTATATTCCTTTTACTTCCATTAGCGATGATCTTGTTACGCTTACAACAGAATCATTACAGGAATATGTACTGCGGCATAAGGCACAGTATTCAAAAAATTCAGACAGCATCAACATACAATATATTGCTTTCCCCATCCAGCCAGATGAAAAAGATAACGTTCATTTTCAAAAGGCATTAGATAGACTTACCGCCCAATTTTCTTCTGCCAGCGACCCTTACTATTTTGCGCAAAAAAATACAGATGGGCATCCTACCCATACGCGTTTAGAATGCAGCAGAGATGCACTACCGGAGGCATTCGCTAGCATTAAACATACGCTGCAAAGGGGTATGGTGGTAGGACCTGTGGTACAAGAAGGCTTTCACAGATTATATAAAGTGGTAGCAGTAACTGCCAATCAAGGGGGGAACGCTACCTATCAAATAGCTGTCATCGAAAAAAAACAAGCTATCTCTAAGCGGGCACGTGCTAAGCAATATAAGCGCGTGGAAAATTTCGCTGCAAAAGTAAAAAGTATGAATGACTTTAAGGCAATAGCTGAACAACAAGGGATAGCCGTACAAGAGGCAACCAATCTTACACCGGCTGACAGCGCGATCGGTCCCTATGGAGCGGCTAAAGCAGTAATACATTGGCTATACACAGAATCAAAAACAGGAGCTATTTCCCCTATTTTTACGCTGGAGGACGTTTATTTATTGGTGATTATGACTGAGAAAACAAAAAAAGGGACGTTACCTTCTCTTGATTCAGACGCTATGTATTACAATGTACGCACTAAGGTACTCAATGAGGCAAAAGCTACTATAATCAAAACGAACCTTACGCAACAGCTTCAGCAGCTTTGCAATCAACCGCAAGCTGCTATCTTACCAGCTATTGCAGCACAGTATAAGGAGCAACCCATTGAATTAAAGTCTGTAAAAGGAGTGCGGTTTTCTAAAAATGAGGATAGGCTTCTCAATAAAGCGAACGTTTTGATAGGTAGTTGCTTTGGATTAACAGCGGGCACCCTCAGCGAACCTATTGTTGATGCGGCTGCTGAGGGTGTATTTATTGTGCATGTAGAAAATAAACAGCCTCAGACCATGGCGTCAACAGAGGAAGGGGATGAGCTGAATAAGCCAACAGAATCATTCATGCAAAGCTATTATGTAAGCATAGAAAGCTATTATGTAAGTGAAAGCATGAAAGAGTTAGCCCACATTGTAGATAAACGGTATAACTACAACGATGCAACAGGGGCAAGGTTGTAG
- a CDS encoding YcxB family protein: MPSGLYIKLGMQNILRLHWWIFLLLLLGISATFFIKTIWFIVGSMLFFIGYLLFWLIQFYGFTQLEENRLIFERVIYEINNQYLIMQVNSRQAIPFPWINITKAYKKKAYFLLILSKAQFFCLPFKIFRGDNEVKLFTTLLQRKGLLKG, translated from the coding sequence ATGCCGAGCGGGCTATATATAAAACTAGGCATGCAAAATATATTGCGGTTACATTGGTGGATTTTCTTGCTGCTCCTATTGGGAATAAGTGCTACCTTTTTTATAAAAACCATTTGGTTTATAGTAGGTAGTATGCTATTTTTTATTGGGTATCTACTTTTTTGGTTGATTCAATTCTATGGGTTTACACAGTTGGAAGAAAACCGGCTTATATTTGAGCGCGTTATTTACGAAATCAATAACCAATATTTGATTATGCAAGTCAATTCCCGGCAGGCTATTCCTTTTCCCTGGATAAACATTACAAAAGCTTATAAAAAAAAAGCTTATTTTTTACTTATCCTATCTAAGGCACAGTTTTTTTGTCTCCCCTTTAAGATTTTTCGTGGAGACAATGAGGTTAAGCTTTTTACAACACTGTTACAGCGTAAAGGACTTTTAAAAGGATAG
- the lon gene encoding endopeptidase La translates to MYFNNTSLIIDGALSAAWGGDSLGGMVELIVSDDTEQLAGKDTLDKIPLLTPCHVVLFPNVVMSITLKERHSIHLLETVQERDGFLGIVAQQNTETTVENTPHRYGVGTLAKVIKIINLPNGKTIVLVHGKQKFQVLRTFATASGLEATIQLLKDQPYKEDKKVIALMQSLKDVAIKILKFRSEAFNEAQAILVNIKNLDFLTYFLASNLNSDIHYKQKLLELNSSVKRANLLLKHLLKELEISELKKEIQDKVHSDISQQQRDYYLRQQVKILQDELGENDLSEEIEVLRAKGNKKQWPKEVADFFKKELDKAERMSQQSPEYVTSINHAEVLVELPWGVYTKDNLDINKAKKFFDAAHYNIEKVKERLLEFLAILKLKKNMKGPILCLCGPPGVGKTSLGKSIAKAMGRKYARIALGGLNDEAEIRGHRKTYIGAMPGKIIYNIQRVGASNPVVVLDEIDKIDRMRGDPAAALLEVLDPEQNHTFVDNFLEVPYDLSNVLFVATANTMDRIPAALQDRMEVIEVNGYSLEEKVEIAKRYLLPKQRKEHGLKATDLSIQDDAYAAIIDGYTRESGIRELARQIAGVCRKLAKSVALKEPYLKKVKKSDIATFLGPVIFDNTDYQHARIPGVSVGLAWTASGGEILFIEAVLSKGKGRIHLSGQLGEVMKESAMTALSYLKANEQYLDVSHDIFENYDLHIHVPAGAIPKDGPSAGITLFTSLVSLYTQKKVRDSLAMTGEITLRGQVLPVGGIKEKILAAKRVGIKEIILSSKNKKDVQEIKASYREKLIFHYVDWVDEVYRLALQPDKATDAKRWHAPVVDSRQEPTV, encoded by the coding sequence ATGTATTTTAATAATACGTCATTAATCATAGATGGGGCTTTATCTGCTGCGTGGGGAGGGGATAGCCTAGGAGGCATGGTAGAGCTTATTGTATCTGATGATACGGAGCAACTAGCTGGCAAGGATACCTTGGATAAAATTCCGCTGCTTACGCCATGTCATGTAGTGCTTTTCCCTAATGTAGTAATGTCTATTACTTTAAAAGAGAGGCATTCTATACATCTACTAGAAACCGTACAGGAGCGAGATGGTTTCTTGGGGATTGTTGCGCAACAAAATACAGAAACCACTGTCGAAAATACACCCCATAGGTATGGGGTAGGTACACTAGCTAAGGTTATTAAAATCATTAACTTGCCCAATGGCAAGACCATTGTATTGGTCCATGGCAAGCAAAAATTTCAGGTTCTTAGGACCTTTGCAACGGCATCCGGATTAGAAGCTACCATTCAGCTATTAAAAGATCAGCCTTATAAAGAAGATAAAAAGGTTATTGCCCTGATGCAATCTTTGAAAGATGTAGCCATTAAAATTTTGAAGTTCCGATCTGAAGCTTTTAATGAAGCGCAGGCCATCCTAGTGAACATTAAGAATCTCGATTTTCTTACCTACTTTTTAGCTTCTAACCTTAATTCAGATATACATTATAAACAGAAATTGCTAGAATTGAATAGCAGCGTTAAGCGCGCTAATTTGCTTCTAAAACATCTTTTGAAGGAATTAGAGATCTCAGAGCTTAAGAAGGAGATTCAAGATAAGGTACATTCCGATATTAGTCAGCAACAACGTGATTACTATTTAAGGCAGCAGGTTAAGATTCTACAGGATGAGCTGGGTGAGAATGATCTTTCAGAAGAAATAGAAGTGCTGCGTGCAAAAGGTAATAAAAAGCAATGGCCTAAAGAAGTAGCTGATTTCTTTAAGAAGGAATTAGATAAAGCTGAGCGGATGAGTCAACAGAGTCCCGAGTATGTCACCAGTATCAACCACGCAGAAGTATTGGTGGAGCTGCCATGGGGTGTGTATACGAAAGATAATTTAGACATCAACAAAGCTAAAAAATTTTTTGATGCTGCGCATTATAATATAGAAAAAGTAAAGGAGCGTTTGTTGGAATTTTTAGCTATTTTAAAGCTGAAAAAAAATATGAAAGGTCCTATTTTATGTTTATGCGGTCCGCCTGGTGTAGGGAAAACTTCTTTAGGTAAATCCATTGCTAAGGCAATGGGTAGAAAGTATGCACGTATTGCGCTAGGTGGTCTCAATGATGAAGCAGAAATACGTGGCCATAGGAAGACCTATATTGGCGCTATGCCTGGAAAAATTATTTATAATATACAGCGGGTTGGTGCCTCTAATCCTGTTGTGGTATTAGATGAAATAGATAAAATAGATCGCATGCGAGGGGACCCAGCTGCTGCCTTGTTGGAGGTACTAGATCCAGAACAGAACCATACTTTTGTGGATAATTTTCTGGAAGTGCCTTATGATCTTTCTAATGTGCTATTTGTAGCAACTGCTAATACTATGGATCGTATTCCAGCTGCTTTACAAGATAGAATGGAAGTTATCGAAGTAAATGGCTATTCACTCGAAGAAAAGGTAGAGATTGCTAAACGTTATCTTCTGCCGAAACAAAGAAAAGAGCATGGTTTAAAAGCTACTGATTTATCGATACAGGATGATGCCTATGCCGCCATCATAGATGGCTATACAAGGGAATCTGGTATACGTGAATTAGCCCGGCAAATCGCTGGTGTTTGTAGGAAATTAGCAAAATCAGTTGCCCTCAAGGAACCCTATCTTAAGAAGGTAAAAAAAAGTGATATAGCTACTTTTCTTGGTCCAGTAATATTTGACAATACGGATTATCAGCATGCAAGGATTCCGGGAGTATCGGTTGGGTTGGCTTGGACGGCTTCAGGCGGTGAGATTCTCTTTATAGAGGCTGTATTAAGCAAAGGCAAAGGAAGGATTCATTTATCTGGTCAGTTAGGGGAAGTAATGAAGGAATCTGCCATGACGGCGCTTTCCTACCTAAAGGCAAATGAGCAGTATTTAGATGTATCACACGATATCTTTGAGAACTATGATTTGCATATCCATGTGCCTGCTGGCGCCATTCCCAAAGATGGCCCTTCTGCGGGAATCACACTTTTTACCTCATTGGTATCCCTTTATACGCAGAAGAAGGTAAGAGATAGTTTAGCCATGACAGGAGAAATTACGCTTCGTGGGCAAGTACTTCCAGTGGGAGGTATTAAGGAGAAAATTTTAGCAGCTAAACGCGTAGGCATAAAAGAAATTATACTGAGCAGTAAGAACAAAAAAGATGTACAGGAAATTAAAGCATCCTACCGAGAAAAGTTGATCTTCCATTATGTAGATTGGGTAGATGAAGTCTACCGTTTGGCGCTACAACCAGATAAGGCAACCGATGCAAAGCGTTGGCATGCGCCTGTAGTAGATAGCAGGCAGGAGCCAACCGTATAA